AGCAAAAGGCTCGACCGTGCGTCTCGTCGTCGCTGCAGAAGCCGGACCGGTGACGATCCCGAATGTGGTGGGCCAAACTCTCGAGGACGCTCGTGCCCGCTTGAGCGACCCAGCTCTCAACCTTGGCACTCACGTACAAGAGGAGTTCTCTGCCACCGTGGAAAAGGGACGCGTTATCCGCACGGATCCCGAGGTTAATTCCGAGGTGAAGTCGGGCTCGAGCGTCACGATCATCGTGTCGAAGGGTCCGGAACCCACGCCAACGCCTGAACCTACGCCGGAGACGACCACCCCCGCGCCAACGGTTTCGCCAGTCAACGGGAATGGCAACGGCAACGGGAATGGCAACGGCAACGGGAATGGCAATGGCAATGGCAAAGGGAACGGTCGGGGCCGCGGTAATGGCGGCAACTGAACACTCAAGCGCCCCGTGCCGCATCCTCGTTGTCGATAATTACGACTCGTTCGTGTACACGATCGTCGGGTACCTCGAACAGTTGGGGGCCGAATGCGTCGTCGCGCGCAATGATGCCATCCCCGAATCCACGGGCGGCACCCCCGATCTTTCGGAGTTCAACGGGGTGCTCATCTCCCCCGGTCCCGGCAACCCTCTCACCGCGGGCTGCACGCTCGAGGTGATCGGCGAATGTGCCCGTACCTCAACTCCCATGTTTGGAGTCTGCCTGGGCCTGCAATCGCTCGCCCACTATTTCGGTGCGACCGTGACGCACGCGCCGCAGCTCATGCACGGCAAAACGAGCCTCATCCATCATGATGGTCGCGGCCCCTTCGCGTCGCTTCCTACACCTTTTGAAGCGACGAGGTATCACTCGCTCGCGGTTGTTCCCGAAACGGTTGATGAGGACATTCTTGAGATCACGGCCCGCGCTGACGACGGCAGCATCCAGGGGCTGTCTCACAGAAGCCTTCCACTTCACAGCGTGCAGTTCCACCCGGAGAGCGTGCTCACGAGAGGCGGGCATGCGATGCTCGCCTTCTTCCTTGAGCTTGCCGAGGGCCGCGATGGCTCACGCGCAAAGGACCGCGCCCGCGGGCTCGCACCCCTCCTCACGCCCGTCACCCCTCACTGAGGACGCACCGAAGGTTCCGTGTCGAGGGGCACGCCTTCGCCGCTTGCCTCGCTGAACGCGCTAGTAAGCGGCGAGGGCCGAAACTGTGCCTTGGTTGAACGGCATATACGGTGCGATCACGGGGAA
The window above is part of the Dermabacter vaginalis genome. Proteins encoded here:
- a CDS encoding anthranilate synthase component II; this translates as MAATEHSSAPCRILVVDNYDSFVYTIVGYLEQLGAECVVARNDAIPESTGGTPDLSEFNGVLISPGPGNPLTAGCTLEVIGECARTSTPMFGVCLGLQSLAHYFGATVTHAPQLMHGKTSLIHHDGRGPFASLPTPFEATRYHSLAVVPETVDEDILEITARADDGSIQGLSHRSLPLHSVQFHPESVLTRGGHAMLAFFLELAEGRDGSRAKDRARGLAPLLTPVTPH